In Scomber japonicus isolate fScoJap1 chromosome 19, fScoJap1.pri, whole genome shotgun sequence, a single genomic region encodes these proteins:
- the LOC128380740 gene encoding betaine--homocysteine S-methyltransferase 1: MAPAGAKRGILERLDAGEVVLGDGGFVFALEKRGYVKAGPWTPEAAAEHPEAVRQLHREFLRAGSNVMQTFTFYASDDKLVNRGNTQRFTGQQINEAACDLAREVANEGDALVAGGVSQTPSYLSCKSEDDVKAIFKKQMDVFIQKNVDFLIAEYFEHVEEAEWAVQVLKSSGKAVAATMCIGPDGDLNGVSPGDCAVRLVKAGAQIVGINCHFDPEICVKAVKMMKAGVEKAGLKAHYMCQPLAYHTPDCNRQGFIDLPEFPFGLEPRILSRWDMQKYAREAFDAGIRYIGGCCGFEPYHVRALAEELATERGFLPVGSEKHGSWGSGLEMHTKPWVRARARRDYWETLKPASGRPLCSSMSTPDGWGVTKGHADLMQQKEATSQEQLKELFDKANKGH; the protein is encoded by the exons ATGGCACCAGCTGGAGCAAAGAGA GGCATTTTGGAGCGTCTGGATGCAGGAGAGGTCGTTCTCGGAGACGGAGGCTTTGTCTTCGCCCTGGAGAAGAGAGGTTATGTCAAAGCTGGACCGTGGACACCTGAAGCTGCTGCCGAGCACCCCGAAGCGG TGCGGCAGCTGCACAGGGAGTTCCTGAGGGCAGGCTCCAATGTTATGCAAACCTTTACTTTCTACGCAAGCGATGATAAACTCGTGAACAGAGGCAACACTCAGCGCTTCACT GGGCAACAAATCAATGAAGCAGCCTGTGACCTGGCCAGGGAGGTGGCCAATGAGGGTGATGCTTTGGTGGCCGGTGGTGTCTCCCAGACCCCCTCTTACCTCAGCTGCAAAAGTGAGGATGATGTCAAGGCCATCTTCAAGAAACAGATGGATGTCTTCATCCAGAAAAATGTGGACTTCTTGATTGCAGAG TACTTCGAGCATGTGGAAGAGGCTGAGTGGGCAGTTCAGGTTCTGAAGTCCTCCGGCAAGGCTGTGGCTGCAACTATGTGCATCGGACCTGATGGAGACCTGAATGGAGTCAGCCCTGGAGACTGTGCTGTGAGACTGGTCAAAGCTG GAGCTCAAATTGTTGGCATCAACTGCCACTTTGACCCTGAGATCTGTGTGAAAGCTGTGAAGATGATGAAGGCAGGAGTGGAGAAGGCTGGGCTGAAGGCTCACTACATGTGCCAGCCACTGGCGTACCACACTCCTGACTGCAACCGCCAGGGATTCATTGACCTGCCAGAGTTCCCCTTTG GTCTGGAGCCGAGGATCCTGAGCCGATGGGACATGCAGAAATATGCCAGGGAAGCGTTCGATGCTGGCATTCGTTACATCGGAGGCTGCTGCGGGTTTGAACCCTATCACGTTCGTGCCCTGGCTGAAGAGCTGGCAACTGAGAGGGGTTTCCTGCCTGTTGGCTCTGAGAAGCACGGCAGCTGGGGAAGCGGCCTGGAGATGCACACAAAGCCTTGGGTCAGAGCCAG GGCCCGTCGTGACTACTGGGAGACGCTGAAGCCTGCGTCCGGCCGtcccctctgctcctccatgtCCACACCCGACGGCTGGGGTGTCACCAAAGGCCACGCTGACCTGATGCAGCAGAAGGAGGCCACTTCCCAAGAGCAGCTGAAGGAGCTCTTTGACAAAGCCAACAAGGGCCACTAA